Below is a window of Camelina sativa cultivar DH55 chromosome 11, Cs, whole genome shotgun sequence DNA.
CCTTTAGTTCTGTCCCACACATTTTACAAAAGTATCCCCTTTCAGAGGACTTATTTGACTTCATATACGGCCACACCGACTTACTTACtccctcctctcttctttcCAAAACACACTGATCAGATCTACATTTCTCTGTTTCTATCACTTTCTCTTCATATTCTAGCGCTGTCTGTAAGTATCtatattcatttatatatgtgtgtgtggctcacatgtgttttttttttgttattatatataaatacaactAATCCATTTGCAAAGTTTGATGtgatgttttgatttggtttatatGTATATGGATCTTTATAAATATAGTTCCAAATTTATGTACTAAAAACAGGGAAAAGATGAATAATCCAAGATCGGTCAGTCCTTTGATTTCTTCAGCAAACCCAAATCTATTTCAAAACCAACGTCAATCTAGTTGCAAAGAGTTCTCGAGACTAGAGACACGAAACGGGGGGAGGAAGATGAATTTTCATCATTCCAAGTCTATGCCCCGAGGTGCCATGTTTCTTGATCAAGAAGCTTCTAGAAACTTCCACGACAAGAGGTATGACCTTTTCAGGACCATGTCAGGGAAGCTAGAACGTCAGATTTCGAATTTACGTGGAAAACCTATCGAGAGTTCGTTGCAGGATAAAGAGATCACTGAATCTTTAACCGCTGATAGATTCTTTGATGCTCTTCAAGGCCCCGAACTTGAAACTCTCAAGGTCTTATATTGATTGTtcatttttgtatgtttatgcATGGTTCGTTCTTGTGTTTGGTGGTTTAATTGGTGGTTTAACAGGAGAAGGAGACGATAGTTCTGCCTGAGGACAAAACGTGGCCGTTTCTTCTACGGTTTCCGATCACATCGTACGGGATGTGTCTTGGAGTAAGCAGTCAAGCCATCATGTGGAAGACCTTAGCAACCACAAACGCCGAGAGGTTCTTGCACGTGACGCAAGTGATCAACCACGTGCTCTGGTGgatctctcttctcctcctcctcgccGTTTCCATCACTTACCTCCTCAAAACCATCCTCTACTTCGAGGCGGTCCGCCGTGAGTTCCGGCATCCGATCCGAGTCAACTTCTTCTTCGCTCCTCTCATATCAATCCTCTTCTTGGCACTTGGAATCCCACACTCCATCATCTCGCATCTTCCATCTACACTTTGGTATTTCCTTATGGCTCCAATCTTGTTTCTTGAGATGAAGATTTACGGACAGTGGATGTCTGGTGGACAACGGCGCCTCTCCAAAGTCGCTAACCCTACAAACCACCTTTCTATTGTCGGTAACTTCGCTGGAGCACTTCTAGGAGCAACAATGGGGTTGAAAGAAGGACCAATGTTCTTCTTTGCCGTGGGGTTGGCTTATTATTTGGTCTTATTTGTGACTCTCTATCAGAGACTTCCCACAAACGAAACCTTACCTAAAGAGCTTCACCCtgttttcttcctctttgtgGCTGCACCGGCAGTAGCTTCAATGGCCTGGACCAAGATCTCAGCCTCTTTTGATCTCGGTTCGCGTCTTGCTTACTTCATCTCCTTGTTCTTGTACTTTTCTCTGGTAATTTGGTTTTTTCAGTCACGTAATTCCTAGTTAACTACGTTGCTTACCCCACAAGTTAACTACGTTGCTTGCTGTGATTCTTGTTTCAGGTATGTCGGATCAACTTTTTCCGCGGATTCAGGTATAAGCTATTTCTTTAACTGCAAGTATCAAATTCAATACAATAAATGTTATCTGACATAGTCACA
It encodes the following:
- the LOC104722115 gene encoding S-type anion channel SLAH2-like is translated as MNNPRSVSPLISSANPNLFQNQRQSSCKEFSRLETRNGGRKMNFHHSKSMPRGAMFLDQEASRNFHDKRYDLFRTMSGKLERQISNLRGKPIESSLQDKEITESLTADRFFDALQGPELETLKEKETIVLPEDKTWPFLLRFPITSYGMCLGVSSQAIMWKTLATTNAERFLHVTQVINHVLWWISLLLLLAVSITYLLKTILYFEAVRREFRHPIRVNFFFAPLISILFLALGIPHSIISHLPSTLWYFLMAPILFLEMKIYGQWMSGGQRRLSKVANPTNHLSIVGNFAGALLGATMGLKEGPMFFFAVGLAYYLVLFVTLYQRLPTNETLPKELHPVFFLFVAAPAVASMAWTKISASFDLGSRLAYFISLFLYFSLVCRINFFRGFRFSLAWWAYTFPMTAVASATIKYSDEVTGVATKILSVVMSGAATVTVIGVLGLTVMHAFVQGDLFPNDVVIAISAEQPKQKRWFKQLTKGNQLGNSTERSCLEVLDPEDNETDIESPPFIKVDCPPRVRNSN